A single window of Vibrio stylophorae DNA harbors:
- a CDS encoding nitrilase-related carbon-nitrogen hydrolase, translated as MKAKANLISHYGYWFCGSLLLPLSHGQFLMPVSAVLAPILLMRFLRLQPTWQRMTLVYVACVGAHAFAWQGMVPLSSWQYFAVTGLIGSLYALPLLLDAKLSPYFSGIKNTLIFPLALVSIEITSSWLNLYGTWGAVAYSQYYSYLWLQWLSFFGMPGLTFLIAWWVSWLNWAWQHQFQWRLIRRGALIYSLTVTLALLLAGFRLLEPFTEKPSVRVAAIVADTKAHSPLTACQLTDWQCVKAHSAGTLDGFFKQSDAAVQAGAKIVFWQEIAVTLDRSEQADALRQGQQFAKKQQIYLGMSLLVIPNDFPQRLAQNKVIWIAPTGEIIGQYLKARPIPGEPSVQGQSGVFYFDTPWARVGSAICFDMDFPHFIRQAGRAKVDILLVPAHDWQAITPLHSHMAIFRAVENGFSLMRATGQGLSIATDYNGLILSQLDQFKTTQRILFADLPVQRRYALYPWIGTLVDVSFIVAFLCFAITVWRRGRVAAESAAVIQAQEMD; from the coding sequence ATGAAAGCAAAGGCAAATTTGATTTCCCATTATGGTTATTGGTTCTGTGGCAGCCTGTTATTACCTTTATCGCATGGCCAATTTTTGATGCCAGTTAGCGCTGTCCTTGCGCCAATTTTACTGATGCGATTTTTAAGGCTTCAGCCCACATGGCAACGGATGACTTTGGTGTATGTCGCTTGTGTTGGTGCACATGCCTTTGCTTGGCAAGGGATGGTGCCGCTGAGTTCTTGGCAATATTTTGCGGTCACAGGATTGATTGGCAGCTTATATGCGCTGCCTTTATTGCTTGATGCCAAGCTGTCGCCCTATTTTTCAGGGATAAAAAACACCCTCATATTCCCTTTGGCGCTGGTCAGTATAGAGATCACCAGTAGTTGGCTGAATCTTTATGGTACTTGGGGCGCAGTGGCATATAGCCAGTATTACAGTTATCTCTGGCTGCAATGGCTTTCATTTTTTGGCATGCCGGGTTTGACCTTTCTTATTGCGTGGTGGGTGTCATGGCTCAATTGGGCTTGGCAGCATCAATTTCAGTGGCGTTTGATTCGTCGCGGCGCACTGATCTATAGCTTGACGGTGACCTTGGCGCTGTTACTGGCGGGCTTTCGTTTGCTTGAACCTTTCACAGAAAAGCCATCGGTTCGGGTGGCGGCTATTGTTGCAGATACCAAAGCGCATTCGCCTTTGACCGCTTGTCAGCTTACCGATTGGCAGTGTGTCAAAGCGCACAGTGCTGGCACCTTGGATGGATTTTTTAAGCAGAGCGACGCTGCGGTTCAAGCAGGCGCAAAAATAGTATTTTGGCAGGAGATCGCCGTGACGCTTGATAGGTCAGAGCAAGCAGATGCGCTGAGGCAAGGTCAGCAGTTTGCAAAAAAGCAGCAAATTTATTTGGGGATGTCTCTGTTGGTGATCCCAAATGATTTTCCGCAGCGTTTGGCGCAAAACAAGGTGATCTGGATAGCGCCAACAGGAGAGATCATCGGCCAATATTTAAAAGCGCGGCCGATTCCCGGCGAGCCCAGTGTTCAGGGACAAAGTGGGGTTTTTTACTTTGATACGCCATGGGCTCGGGTCGGCTCTGCGATCTGTTTTGATATGGATTTTCCTCATTTTATTCGTCAAGCAGGGCGGGCAAAGGTGGATATTTTGTTGGTGCCAGCCCATGACTGGCAAGCGATAACACCGCTGCATTCTCATATGGCCATATTCCGCGCCGTGGAAAATGGTTTCTCGCTGATGCGCGCAACAGGGCAGGGGCTTTCGATTGCGACAGATTACAATGGCCTTATTTTAAGTCAGCTGGATCAGTTTAAGACCACGCAGCGTATTTTATTTGCGGACTTACCAGTGCAGCGGCGTTACGCGCTTTATCCATGGATCGGTACTTTGGTAGATGTTAGTTTTATCGTGGCTTTTCTTTGTTTTGCGATCACGGTTTGGCGCCGAGGTCGGGTGGCGGCTGAGTCAGCAGCGGTCATTCAAGCGCAAGAGATGGACTAA
- the pyk gene encoding pyruvate kinase gives MSRRLRRTKIVTTLGPATDRDDNLEQIIAAGANVVRMNFSHGSAEDHILRTKKVREIAAKLGKHVAILGDLQGPKIRVSTFKDGKIQLALGDKFTLDSDLGKGEGDQHAVGLDYKELPQDVTTGDVLLLDDGRVQLKVEAVEGNKVHTVVVVAGPLSNNKGINKQGGGLSAAALTDKDKADILTAAQMQVDYLAISFPRSGEDMNYARRLARDAGLDAKLVAKVERAETVQSDEAIDDIVLASDAVMVARGDLGVEIGDPELVGVQKKLIRRARSLNRTVITATQMMESMIESPMPTRAEVMDVANAVLDGTDAVMLSAETAAGKFPVETVKSMASVCLGAEKEKSINVSNHRLDRTFETPEETIAMSTMYAANHMKGVAAIIAMTESGRTALMMSRLSSGLPIFAMSRHERTLNRAALYRGVTPVFFDPKDHAGVEAAITAIENLKERGFLVAGDLVIITQGDVMDTVGSTNKMRILKVS, from the coding sequence ATGTCTAGAAGACTACGACGTACCAAAATTGTAACCACCCTGGGTCCTGCAACTGACCGCGACGACAACCTAGAACAAATCATTGCTGCTGGCGCTAACGTTGTGCGCATGAATTTCTCTCACGGCAGTGCAGAAGATCATATTCTTCGGACCAAAAAAGTCCGTGAAATCGCTGCCAAGCTAGGCAAGCACGTGGCAATTTTGGGCGACCTTCAAGGTCCAAAAATTCGCGTATCCACCTTTAAAGACGGCAAAATTCAACTTGCGCTTGGCGATAAGTTCACCCTAGACAGTGATCTTGGTAAAGGCGAAGGTGACCAACATGCGGTCGGTCTTGACTACAAAGAACTACCACAAGATGTAACCACAGGTGACGTTCTGCTTCTTGATGATGGCCGTGTCCAGCTGAAAGTTGAAGCGGTTGAAGGTAACAAAGTACACACTGTGGTTGTGGTTGCAGGTCCCCTTTCAAATAACAAAGGGATCAACAAGCAAGGCGGTGGTCTTTCTGCAGCAGCGCTCACCGATAAAGACAAAGCAGACATTCTGACCGCAGCGCAAATGCAAGTGGATTACCTTGCTATCTCTTTCCCTCGCAGCGGCGAAGATATGAACTACGCACGCCGTTTAGCCCGCGATGCAGGTTTGGATGCAAAACTGGTTGCTAAAGTTGAACGCGCAGAAACCGTGCAAAGCGATGAAGCCATTGATGACATCGTACTGGCATCTGATGCGGTGATGGTGGCTCGTGGTGACCTTGGCGTTGAAATTGGCGACCCAGAACTTGTTGGCGTACAGAAAAAACTGATTCGCCGAGCGCGCAGTCTAAACCGCACCGTCATCACTGCGACTCAAATGATGGAATCGATGATTGAAAGCCCAATGCCAACCCGCGCAGAAGTCATGGACGTGGCAAACGCCGTACTTGATGGTACAGATGCTGTGATGCTTTCAGCTGAAACCGCTGCGGGTAAATTCCCAGTAGAAACTGTAAAATCAATGGCAAGCGTTTGTCTGGGCGCAGAAAAAGAGAAAAGCATCAACGTTTCAAACCACCGTTTGGACCGTACCTTTGAAACCCCAGAAGAAACCATCGCTATGTCGACTATGTACGCCGCCAACCACATGAAAGGTGTGGCTGCGATTATTGCGATGACAGAATCAGGCCGCACCGCACTAATGATGTCTCGTTTGAGCTCTGGTCTTCCTATTTTTGCGATGTCACGCCATGAGCGTACATTGAACCGCGCTGCGCTTTATCGCGGCGTCACACCTGTATTCTTTGATCCAAAAGATCACGCAGGCGTTGAAGCGGCAATCACCGCCATTGAAAACCTCAAAGAGCGCGGTTTCCTCGTCGCTGGCGATCTTGTCATCATCACCCAAGGTGATGTCATGGATACCGTGGGTTCAACCAACAAAATGCGTATTTTGAAAGTGAGCTAA